A single window of Paenibacillus sp. FSL H8-0537 DNA harbors:
- a CDS encoding PfkB family carbohydrate kinase translates to MFHFQDKLVFPDKKNDVLTVGELLIDMMSETYDDNENNMNYHKLFGGSPSNIAMNVKRLGFHSIVASAVGEDDLGSFLINRLKSADMDTRCVQRNDYSTSMVVVTKSKSTPIPIFYRGADSHLAFTSTLEEALLHSKIVHFSCWPISTAPVRQTIEKVIEIAKKNHILIGFDPNYHPMIWQKGEDGVQYVKSIIHKVDIIKPSEDDAERLFGKDSHENQIAKQYRRT, encoded by the coding sequence TTGTTTCATTTTCAAGATAAACTTGTATTCCCAGATAAGAAGAATGATGTTCTAACCGTTGGAGAGCTGCTAATCGACATGATGTCTGAGACTTATGACGATAACGAGAATAATATGAACTACCACAAGCTGTTCGGCGGATCGCCTTCTAATATCGCGATGAATGTTAAGCGCTTAGGGTTCCATTCCATCGTCGCTTCGGCGGTAGGGGAAGACGATTTGGGGTCATTTTTGATAAACCGGTTGAAAAGCGCGGATATGGATACACGGTGCGTTCAGCGAAATGATTATTCGACGAGTATGGTTGTGGTGACGAAAAGCAAATCAACGCCTATACCTATTTTTTATAGAGGGGCGGACTCCCATTTAGCTTTTACTTCTACCCTTGAGGAAGCCTTATTGCATTCCAAAATTGTTCACTTCTCTTGTTGGCCGATCTCTACGGCACCGGTTCGTCAAACCATTGAAAAAGTGATTGAAATAGCAAAGAAAAATCATATCCTGATCGGCTTTGATCCCAACTACCACCCTATGATCTGGCAAAAGGGCGAGGATGGGGTTCAATATGTGAAGTCGATCATCCATAAAGTTGATATTATCAAGCCATCCGAGGATGATGCGGAAAGACTGTTCGGAAAGGATTCGCATGAGAATCAAATCGCAAAGCAATATAGGAGAACTTGA